A genome region from Bombus pyrosoma isolate SC7728 linkage group LG14, ASM1482585v1, whole genome shotgun sequence includes the following:
- the LOC122574992 gene encoding intraflagellar transport protein 46 homolog — protein MDIKDSSDEEEIHDISAFTKFDESIEVRNAEEIQSPVNRRPSSSRRPRQHPMNESRSAIGINSPREKFNFRRYSDHDNSFGKSMGIHSDPSDSEESDDDDIQGTSNAQPIEIYNPKDFEDLEVSTEMKELFQNIMRYTPQKIELNYKLIPFIPDYIPAVGDIDAFIKIPRPDGIEDKIGLTVLDEPCTNQSDPAVLHLQLRNHLRSGGGARQTVVKRIEDAEKNGKSIEKWIEDINQLHRSKHAPAVNLTKPMPDIDSLLQQWPPEVEDKLNEVELNFTQLDCQLPELIDLICNLLDIPSEEGMRLEALHMLFTLYLEVRNVRAQKY, from the exons ATGGATATCAAAGATAGCAGCGACGAAGAAGAGATACATGATATATCAGCGTTCACGAAATTCGACGAGAGTATCGAGGTACGAAACGCTGAGGAGATACAAAGTCCAGTGAATCGTAGACCTTCCAGTTCGAGGAGACCCAGACAACATCCGATGAACGAGAGCCGAAGTGCTATAGGAATAAATTCACCTCgcgaaaaattcaattttcgaag gTACTCGGATCATGATAACAGCTTTGGAAAATCCATGGGAATCCATAGTGATCCATCAGACAGTGAAGAAAGCGACGATGATGATATTCAAGGAACGAGCAACGCTCAGCCCATCGAAATTTATAATCCTAAGGATTTTGAGGATTTAGAGGTGTCTACTGAAATGAAggaattatttcaaaacatAATGAG GTATACTCCGCAAAAgatcgaattaaattacaaactcATACCATTCATCCCCGATTACATCCCAGCAGTGGGTGACATAGACGCTTTTATCAAAATCCCGCGACCAGACGGCATAGAAGACAAAATTGGTTTAACAGTTTTGGACGAGCCTTGCACCAATCAATCTGATCCAGCTGTCCTTCATCTTCAACTTCGTAATCATTTACGAAGCGGAGGAGGAGCGAGACAAACGGTGGTTAAAAGAATCGAAGATGcagaaaaaaatggaaagtcAATCGAGAAGTGGATCGAGGATATAAATCAGCTTCACAGAAGCAAACATGCTCCCGCAGTTAACTTAACGAAACCGATGCCAGACATCGACTCGTTGCTTCAACAATGGCCACCGGAAGTTGAGGACAAGCTTAACGAAGTTGAATTGAATTTCACGCAATTGGACTGTCAATTACCAGAACTTATCGATCTTATATGTAATCTTTTGGATATACCATCGGAAGAGGGCATGAGATTGGAGGCATTACATATGCTCTTCACACTTTATTTAGAAGTTCGAAATGTCAGAGCgcagaaatattaa
- the LOC122574915 gene encoding uncharacterized protein LOC122574915, giving the protein MMINQWQSMMDNLSDIYYLVRLIIRQVSIYLRDVILYKVFWMATNDNFDSSDTKLRITLRNITTDVVAFSVICAVLFLLVVLASKYEKDENRLFTPVGIETVTVDHPQDPFCVLNTNSNTTNYSHACGDSILPRRRISKRNFSEEDIIRVRSCSEKRTTRIPKKSIFGLTMSQPQNCQSTQTTREIFHKNNQKWLIRRTRSGHIYGKYPV; this is encoded by the exons ATGATGATCAATCAGTGGCAATCGATGATGGACAACCTGAGTGACATATATTATCTCGTGCGGTTGATAATCCGTCAAGTTTCCATATACTTACGA GATGTAATTCTCTATAAAGTCTTCTGGATGGCAACAAACGACAACTTCGATTCTTCGGATACGAAACTTCGTATCACGTTGAGGAATATTACGACAGATGTCGTAGCTTTTTCGGTCATCTGTGccgttctttttctcctcgtgGTTCTCGCGTCCAAGTATGAAAAGGATGAAAACCGACTTTTTACACCTGTGGGAATAGAAAC AGTCACAGTAGATCACCCACAGGATCCATTCTGCGTTTTAAACACGAATTCTAATACGACAAACTATTCCCACGCTTGCGGCGATTCCATATTACCGCGCAGACGAATTTCAAAGAGAAATTTCTCCGAGGAAGACATAATCAGGGTTCGTTCCTGTAGCGAAAAAAGAACCACAAGAATTCCAAAGAAATCGATTTTTGGCCTAACCATGAGTCAACCACAAAATTGTCAAAGTACCCAAACCACTCGCgaaatattccataaaaaCAACCAAAAATGGTTGATTAGACGGACAAGAAGCGGccatatttatggaaaatatccTGTATAG